GGGCAACGGCAGGTCATTGTGCTGTTGGGGAACCTCAGAGCCTGGAGTGTTGGGGTCCTTCCCTCTCACAACATCTGACCTAAAATTATCCCAGTGCTGACCCCTCATCCTCTCTCCTGCTCAAACAGACCCCTTCCCTTCTCCAAACAACTTGGACAAGTCCCACTTTTTTGTATCAGCCAGCAAATTGTCACAACCCATTGTCTGATGCCAGaatcactgagtgaaattctctaACATTTCTGATTCAGGAAATGAAAATAGATTAATGCAGAGATTTCACAGCCAGATGGGATCattagaccatctagtctgaccttttgtaCAACACAAACCAGAGAAATACACCCAggtacccctgtattgagcccaaaaGCTTGTGTTTGACTCCATACAACATATCTTCCAGATGACCATAATAGTCCTTTCTGGGcttcatgggtggtgggtgaagcttccccttgcATAGGCTAGCTCCGTGCCCCGCCTCCTCCAGCCgaggccaccccccccccccgattgctgctctcagccccccacccccacctgaccCCGTCTGGGACAGGGGGGTCTGAGAGCTCGGTCGGAGctatgtgggaggggaggggattgaGAGCTTGACCACTCCCCCTTGTGGCCCCAGCTGGCATTGGGAGACTGAGAGCTTGGTTGGgagtatgggggcggggggaaggggctgagagCTTGGTCCCACTGGGGTCAAGCTCTtggccctggctggagctccaAGCCTGGAGCCCTTCCCCCTTGGCTACACCCCCATtcttcccccactctgcctctcccCCAGACCCTGTCCCCTGCTtgctccttccccccacaccccccactgaGGCCCCGAGACCAGAAAAGCTCTGTGCCCCTGCCatgtccccagggctgtggtgaggGGAGATTTTTCTGGGAGCCCCAAataccccactgtcctgccccTGGCAGCatgaggtttggggaggcttagtcTCCCCCTGCCTCCATTACACGCTGCCCATGCTGGCCTTAAAAGTTTGTGGATCTTTTAGTAAATGAGACGTGGATAAAAACTGGAGTGCTCAGCATTTGTCAGCAGAAGGGTTAGTCTTAGTTGCAAACAGAGAATGAGGCCAGGAGTCAGTCTGTGACTGGCCATCTGCCAGGAAGGGTTTATAAACACAGCATTGTAGCCTTTCCTCTCAGTCTGTCTGGAATTCCTGCTCCGGTGCACAGGTCTCTAGCAAATGGCTTTCTGGGCGGCAGTTCTCTGTGCGCTGTTAGCCTCAGTTCTCGGTGGGCTCTATCTCCTGGGAGCCTTTCGAAGAAGGAGACCCATGGAGCCTCCACTGGATAAAGGCCACATTCCATGGCTGGGGTACGCACTGGATTTCAGAAAGAACAGCGCAGAGTTCCTGAAAAAGATGCAGAGGAGACATGGGGACATTTTCACAGTGCTGATTGGAGGCTACTACTTCACCTTCCTAATGGACCCCCTCTCTTTTGGAGCCATAGTGAAGGCGTCAAAAGCCAAACTCGACTTTGAGACGTTTGCCGTAGAACTGGTAGCCAGGGTTTTTGGGTATCAACAGTGTAAAAATGACCATAAGATTATTCAGGTGTCAAGCACAAAACACCTCATGGGAGATGGGCTAGTGGTCATGACTGAGGCCATGATGGAGAATTTGCAGACCCTCATGTTTCACAACAGGGACTCAGGAGAAGAGAGACCCTGGCAGCAGGATGGGCTCTTCCACTACAGCTACAACACTGTCTTCAGGGCTGGCTACCTGGCTTTGTTTGGAAACGAGCCAGGCACAGAGACAGAGAGTAAGGAGAAAACCAAGGAGCGTGATCTCATCCACTCTGAAGAGCTGTTTGATGAGTTCCGGAAGTACGACCTCCTCTTCCCCCGCCTGGCCTATGCTGTGCTACCCCCTAAGGATAAAATGGAAGCGGAGAGGCTGAAGAGGCTCTTCTGGAAGCTGCTTTCTGTGAAGAACAGCCATGAGAAGGATAACATCAGCGGGTGGGTAAGCGACCAAGAACAGTTCCTGGCAGAACTTGGGGTGCCTGAGTACATGCGGGACCGATTCATGTTTCTGCTTCTCTGGGCGGCCCAAGGCAACACGGGCCCGAGCTCCTTCTGGCTTCTCTTGTATCTCATGAAGCATCCCAAAGCAATGCAGGCTGTGAGGGAAGAAGTGGACAAAGTTTTAAGAGAGGCTGGCCAGGAAGTGAAGCCAGGTAGCCCTGTGGTTAACATCACCAGGGACATGTTAATGAAAACCCCTCTTCTGGACAGCGCAGTGGATGAGACCCTACGCCTGACAGCAGCTCCCATTCTGATCAGAGCAGTGGTTGAGGACCTCAATCTCAAGATGGCCAATGGCAGGGAGTACGCCCTCCGCAAAGGGGACAGGGTAGCCCTGTTTCCCTACATCGCAGTGCAGATGGACCCCGAAGTCCATCCTGAGCCTTACACCTTCAAATACAACCGGTTCCTGAACCAAGATGGCACCAAAAAAGATTTCTACAAGAATgggaaaaagctgaaatacttTAACATGCCCTGGGGGGCAGGCACCTCAATCTGTCCTGGACGGTTCTTTGCTGTCAATGAAATAAAACTGTTTGTGTTTCTGATGTTGTCTTACTATGAGTTGGAGCTAGTTAACGAGAAAGAGGAGATCCCACCGATAGACGTGAGCCGATGGGGATTTGGTTCGATGCAGCCCACTCACGATGTCCAGTTTAAATACCGTCTGCGTATTTaatttgaaaacatgaccccCTTCTGCTGCAGCCCTGTTGCATACTGGCTCCATAATTCAGTCAAGAGGGATTGATTTGTCAAGCTGAATTGCAATAAAAGTTACAGAAGAGATTGGTCTGTGTAAAGATCTTCCATACCTGTTAGATGGTTATTATAACCTGTCTCTTTATTTGGCAACACAGCACTGCTCAGAACGTTAATGTTCACTCTACATGTTGCTCTCACCTTGGAACTCTCCGACTCACTGCAGAAATTCCCCTATCTCCTGTTACAGAATTGTAAGGGGCTGTGTAAGTGAATGCTTGCTGACATGCAAAGAAAACAAGAGTGTTAGTGAATTTCCTGAAGGAAAATAGGAATAGGGAGAGTTTCCTTAGCATGGATTTATGGGTTTttaattcttccactcttcttACTGTAAATCTGAAATGTCTGACTGTGCATTtagatatggggggagggatagctcagtggtgtgagcattggcctgctaaacccagggttgtgagttcaatccttgagggggccatttagggatttggggcaaaaattggggaatggtcctgctttgagcagggggttggactagatgaccttctgaggtcccttccaaccctgatattctatgtttctattaaaatatatattgaatgGACATAGGACAAATGCATTCTTTATATAGGGATTAGGAACAAGGATACCAGAGATTAATTTAAAATTGTCTTGACTATAATCCCGCTGTACTTtgctaaattttatttttattaaaagaatgCTGTCAGCCTGTTTAGG
Above is a window of Caretta caretta isolate rCarCar2 chromosome 2, rCarCar1.hap1, whole genome shotgun sequence DNA encoding:
- the CYP8B1 gene encoding 7-alpha-hydroxycholest-4-en-3-one 12-alpha-hydroxylase; translation: MAFWAAVLCALLASVLGGLYLLGAFRRRRPMEPPLDKGHIPWLGYALDFRKNSAEFLKKMQRRHGDIFTVLIGGYYFTFLMDPLSFGAIVKASKAKLDFETFAVELVARVFGYQQCKNDHKIIQVSSTKHLMGDGLVVMTEAMMENLQTLMFHNRDSGEERPWQQDGLFHYSYNTVFRAGYLALFGNEPGTETESKEKTKERDLIHSEELFDEFRKYDLLFPRLAYAVLPPKDKMEAERLKRLFWKLLSVKNSHEKDNISGWVSDQEQFLAELGVPEYMRDRFMFLLLWAAQGNTGPSSFWLLLYLMKHPKAMQAVREEVDKVLREAGQEVKPGSPVVNITRDMLMKTPLLDSAVDETLRLTAAPILIRAVVEDLNLKMANGREYALRKGDRVALFPYIAVQMDPEVHPEPYTFKYNRFLNQDGTKKDFYKNGKKLKYFNMPWGAGTSICPGRFFAVNEIKLFVFLMLSYYELELVNEKEEIPPIDVSRWGFGSMQPTHDVQFKYRLRI